The following proteins come from a genomic window of Sphingobium cloacae:
- a CDS encoding IS256 family transposase has product MTRTEIKPAVSAVKELLAQEPDALREIVRSVMQAMLEAEMDEALGAGKSERSDARLGYRSGHYPRTLVTRVGKLELRVPQDRAGRFSTELFERYQRSEQALVATLAEMYVQGVSTRKVKAITEELCGHAFSASTISAINKKLDGSLAAFAQRRLDEPFPYLILDARYEKVREGGVVGSQAVLIAIGIDWDGRRQILAVEMANRESATSWKDFLLRLRDRGLHGTEFVVADDHAGLRAAIREVLTGAAYQRCYVHFLRNALDHLPRKADDDCLQELRWLYDRRNLAEARADLAQWLARWSAKYPRLTDWAEETIEETFSFYRLPRRHHKHMKSTNMLERFNEEIRRRTYVVRIFPNAPSCLRLVRALAVETHENWLEANRYLNMDELREQKKTELRKAA; this is encoded by the coding sequence ATGACCAGGACCGAGATTAAGCCTGCTGTATCCGCTGTCAAAGAGTTGCTGGCGCAGGAGCCGGATGCGCTTCGCGAGATTGTGCGCAGCGTGATGCAGGCGATGCTGGAAGCCGAGATGGACGAGGCGCTGGGCGCGGGCAAGAGCGAGCGCAGCGATGCGCGGCTCGGCTACCGTTCGGGGCATTACCCGCGCACGCTGGTGACGCGGGTCGGCAAGCTGGAGCTGCGGGTGCCGCAGGACCGTGCCGGGCGCTTCTCGACCGAGCTGTTCGAGCGCTACCAGCGGTCGGAGCAGGCGCTGGTGGCGACGCTGGCCGAGATGTATGTCCAGGGCGTTTCGACGCGCAAGGTCAAGGCGATCACCGAAGAGCTGTGCGGCCATGCCTTCTCGGCCTCGACGATCTCGGCGATCAACAAGAAGCTCGATGGCAGCCTGGCGGCCTTTGCCCAGCGCCGCCTCGACGAGCCGTTCCCTTATCTGATCCTTGATGCCCGCTACGAGAAAGTGCGCGAAGGCGGCGTGGTTGGAAGCCAGGCGGTGCTGATCGCGATCGGCATCGACTGGGACGGCAGGCGGCAGATACTGGCCGTGGAGATGGCCAATCGCGAGAGCGCCACGTCATGGAAGGACTTCCTGCTGCGCCTGCGTGACCGGGGCCTGCATGGCACCGAGTTCGTCGTCGCCGACGATCATGCCGGCCTGCGCGCGGCGATCCGCGAGGTGCTGACCGGCGCCGCATACCAGCGCTGCTACGTGCACTTCCTGAGGAACGCGCTCGATCACTTGCCAAGGAAGGCCGACGACGACTGCCTGCAGGAACTGCGCTGGCTCTACGACCGGCGCAACCTCGCCGAGGCCCGCGCCGATCTCGCCCAGTGGCTCGCCCGATGGAGCGCCAAATATCCCAGGCTCACCGACTGGGCCGAGGAGACGATCGAGGAGACCTTCTCCTTCTACCGGCTGCCACGCAGGCATCACAAGCACATGAAAAGCACCAACATGCTCGAACGCTTCAATGAGGAAATCCGGCGGCGAACCTATGTCGTGCGGATATTCCCCAACGCCCCCAGCTGCCTGCGCCTGGTCCGCGCACTCGCCGTCGAAACCCACGAAAACTGGCTCGAAGCCAACCGCTACCTCAATATGGACGAACTGCGCGAGCAGAAGAAAACCGAACTACGCAAAGCCGCATGA
- a CDS encoding ATP-binding protein yields the protein MVECSVMNQLSLLDLLDRPPIEALYKPDQIYESDDPSLFARLTEDARFDRKAGNTDARVFAKYLSAFGNGPSVDGGVLAIGVENDGTLSGCKHLSQDQLSGAESMGHTFCPDGRFVTRRLHIKNKKGEDDFIVLARINYVDDKVVQLTDGTAYERLGQDCRKLTEEKKQEKRIDKGERSFEQEPCGLIYPDDFDMSKISRFSTLLRKNVDSTQDHTTEQILQSAHLARTKGGVLVCNNACALLFARDVQTVFPGAYVHFLRYDGNEAKSGKEYNVIKDRLISGTVIDVIKDTASLIDNNLREFTEFREGKFLTVPEYPRDAWYEMLVNAVVHRSYHIKSAPIFVRMFDNRLEIESPGGFMPQITAENIVGTHRPRNLFLMLALREYGEVRCISEGTRRMVAEMENASLPPPEFKQERMGSLSVLCTLRNNVADRSNSLDSEAYMRLGQAIAFGLTPEERKIVNFVMQHGRMNVSDALRIMKTTRWHTAKRTMDGLVDRGALDRHGTGKARDPHSYYSLHQGVGRESEWLCASSSANWRSWCWSCGFA from the coding sequence ATGGTAGAATGCAGCGTGATGAATCAGCTATCACTTCTTGATCTACTCGATAGGCCTCCCATTGAGGCGTTATACAAGCCCGACCAGATTTATGAATCGGATGATCCATCGCTGTTCGCCAGACTGACTGAAGATGCCCGCTTTGATAGAAAGGCTGGGAACACAGACGCTCGCGTCTTTGCGAAGTACCTCTCCGCATTCGGCAATGGACCTAGCGTTGATGGCGGCGTTCTTGCAATCGGGGTAGAGAATGACGGAACGCTGTCCGGCTGTAAGCACCTCTCTCAAGATCAATTGAGCGGTGCCGAGAGCATGGGGCATACGTTCTGCCCTGATGGGCGCTTCGTGACCCGTAGATTGCACATAAAGAATAAGAAAGGGGAAGACGATTTCATCGTATTGGCACGAATAAATTACGTCGATGACAAGGTGGTCCAACTAACTGATGGCACGGCATACGAGAGGCTAGGGCAAGATTGTCGGAAGTTAACAGAAGAGAAGAAGCAAGAAAAACGAATCGATAAAGGCGAGCGCTCATTTGAGCAAGAACCTTGTGGTCTAATTTATCCTGATGACTTCGACATGAGTAAAATATCTCGGTTTTCGACGTTACTACGAAAGAACGTTGATTCCACACAGGATCATACGACCGAACAAATATTGCAATCGGCGCACCTTGCGCGAACTAAGGGTGGCGTATTAGTGTGCAACAATGCCTGTGCACTATTGTTTGCGCGTGATGTTCAAACCGTGTTCCCCGGGGCCTATGTCCACTTTTTACGATATGATGGGAACGAAGCTAAATCTGGAAAAGAATACAATGTCATCAAGGACCGGCTAATATCCGGCACGGTGATAGACGTCATAAAGGATACGGCTTCTCTAATCGATAATAACCTCCGCGAGTTTACAGAATTCAGAGAAGGTAAATTTTTAACTGTTCCTGAATATCCTCGCGATGCTTGGTACGAAATGCTCGTCAATGCCGTTGTTCATAGATCATATCACATTAAAAGTGCTCCTATTTTTGTTAGAATGTTTGACAACAGATTAGAAATTGAAAGCCCAGGTGGCTTCATGCCTCAAATAACCGCTGAAAATATTGTTGGGACGCATAGGCCGCGCAATTTATTCTTGATGCTTGCATTACGGGAATATGGGGAGGTCCGCTGCATAAGTGAAGGCACTAGGCGCATGGTTGCGGAAATGGAGAACGCAAGCCTTCCGCCGCCTGAATTTAAGCAAGAAAGAATGGGGTCACTTAGCGTATTATGTACACTGCGTAACAATGTCGCTGACAGGAGCAATTCATTAGACAGTGAAGCTTACATGCGGCTTGGGCAAGCGATTGCTTTTGGACTCACACCCGAAGAGCGGAAAATCGTGAACTTTGTAATGCAGCATGGCCGCATGAATGTCAGTGATGCGCTGAGAATCATGAAAACCACGCGCTGGCATACTGCCAAGAGGACTATGGATGGCTTAGTGGATCGAGGGGCACTCGACAGGCACGGAACCGGGAAAGCCCGCGATCCGCATTCCTACTACAGTCTACATCAGGGAGTTGGTCGTGAGTCCGAATGGTTGTGTGCGTCAAGTTCTGCAAATTGGCGGTCATGGTGCTGGTCATGCGGCTTTGCGTAG
- a CDS encoding entericidin A/B family lipoprotein, whose product MRQTAALMIAGLLLSALAACNTVKGAGRDIESVGRAGEKVIN is encoded by the coding sequence ATGCGTCAAACCGCTGCCCTCATGATCGCGGGGCTTCTTCTTTCCGCTCTGGCCGCCTGCAATACGGTCAAGGGCGCTGGCCGGGATATCGAGTCCGTCGGCAGGGCCGGTGAGAAGGTCATCAACTGA